The genomic segment TTTCAGTGTGGGAGGAGCTTCTGTGTTATCACTCAGCCTATTAGAAATAGCACcctaatctccctcaaaatctTTACATAAAAGACTACATATTCATTAAAACatgatgtttaatataatggcaacaaattaaaataattacgaTTTGAGTGTCAGATATAATTAATTGCAATCCATTTACCAAATGAAAACGCCTCTATTGGGAATAATGTACAGGCTGCATGATCTTTGTTAGTAcagtaacaaaataaatgaaaaatactttgacgtgtgtgtgtgtgtgtgtgtgtgtgtgtgtgtgtgtgtatatctgtgggtatatgtgtgtgcgcgcgcatgtgtgtgtgtcctttaaGACACAGACAAAAACTGAAATCTGCCAAAGAGTTACATATGTTGTACCAATGTCTGCTTCATTTACATCAAAGAATTGAAACAATTGCAGCAGCTGATATATCTCTTTGAAATTGGTTgagaaaacagcaacagcaacaatgatgaccatgattatgttaatgatgataataataacaacgaactATATGACATCTTTACAACAAGGCAAATGTACTTTTTCAAACGTACTTCAATTTCATGGCCTATATATTCGTCTTGTTTTGTAAAAGTCTAGTTGTGGTTTTGGAAGGAATAAAACAAGACACATATGCAATGAGTGAGCATCATGGAAAGGCTATGGGGATAGGATGAAGGAAAGAGAATCAGGATGGCTTGTTGCGATGAGGAAAAAGTGAAAGTGGATAAGAGCATCTCAGCCTCTATCACAATCATAGTCTGCTATACTGTCCTTGTGGGTTTTCTTTTGTGGGTTTTCTTTAGAGTGAATTTTCATTAGTAGTGCCTATCACCAGTTGTTacattcctttgtcatttcttgCATTAGACTTCAACTgatgttggtgctttttacatctgTGTAACTTAATGAttcaccaaaagagaccgatagaataagtactaggcttacaaagaataaatctgggggtcaatttgtttgactaaaccccccttaaccctttagtgtttgcattattctgccaaaattaatgcttttttttatccacattgttttgaactaaccatacattatcttgtagctatgagattttgatgaggtagctgttaatttttaaaacgatatNNNNNNNNNNNNNNNNNNNNNNNNNNNNNNNNNNNNNNNNNNNNNNNNNNNNNNNNNNNNNNNNNNNNNNNNNNNNNNNNNNNNNNNNNNNNNNNNNNNNNNNNNNNNNNNNNNNNNNNNNNNNNNNNNNNNNNNNNNNNNNNNNNNNNNNNNNNNNNNNNNNNNNNNNNNNNNNNNNNNNNNNNNNNNNNNNNNNNNNNNNNNNNNNNNNNNNNNNNNNNNNNNNNNNNNNNNNNNNNNNNNNNNNNNNNNNNNNNNNNNNNNNNNNNNNNNNNNNNNNNNNNNNNNNNNNNNNNNNNNNNNNNNNNNNNNNNNNNNNNNNNNNNNNNNNNNNNNNNNNNNNNNNNNNNNNNNNNNNNNNNNNNNNNNNNNNNNNNNNNNNNNNNNNNNNNNNNNNNNNNNNNNNNNNNNNNNNNNNNNNNNNNNNNNNNNNNNNNNNNNNNNNNNNNNNNNNNNNNNNNNNNNNNNNNNNNNNNNNNNNNNNNNNNNNNNNNNNNNNNNNNNNNNNNNNNNNNNNNNNNNNNNNNNNNNNNNNNNNNNNNNNNNNNNNNNNNNNNNNNNNNNNNNNNNNNNNNNNNNNNNNNNNNNNNNNNNNNNNNNNNNNNNNNNNNNNNNNNNNNNNNNNNNNNNNNNNNNNNNNNNNNNNNNNNNNNNNNNNNNNNNNNNNNNNNNNNNNNNNNNNNNNNNNNNNNNNNNNNNNNNNNNNNNNNNNNNNNNNNNNNNNNNNNNNNNNNNNNNNNNNNNNNNNNNNNNNNNNNNNNNNNNNNNNNNNNNNNNNNNNNNNNNNNNNNNNNNNNNNNNNNNNNNNNNNNNNNNNNNNNNNNNNNNNNNNNNNNNNNNNNNNNNNNNNNNNNNNNNNNNNNNNNNNNNNNNNATTTTCTTAATGCAGTTTAATGCACCATTTCAGTTACAGTTATCTGGCTGACAATGGAACAAgtttttatcattgtcattattattattattattattattatttcttagctttccctttttttttttgttattgttatctaaaactattattaaaaaaaaaaggagaaattttttccttttttttttttatagcttttacTCTAAAATTATATTGTCAGttttataaagctgaaaaaaaaatccatattgtatgtgtttgtgggcgtgtgtgtgtgcatgtgatgtgtgggcatgtgtgttttaataaatttatctaGACAAGTAAAACCTGCACATATTAATTCCATTATTATAGCTTTAaggcataatacacacacacacacacccacacacatatatatacacacatgcacacatacacacacatatatacatgtatatatatatatgtgtatgtgtgtgttagtgtgtgtgtgtgtatgtatatgtgtgtgtaatatatatatgtacatatatatatatatatatatatatatatatatatatatatatatatatatatatatatatatatatatatatatatatatatatatgtgtatgtatatgcacacacacacttatacacacacatacaccacacacacacacatacaccacacacacacatacagcacacacacacgcacagaagatGGAGTGAGACGTAGAATGAAGAGAGAGGAATGGCGTGACAAATAtgcagaaagaaactgaaagaaaagaggtacagaaagcgagagagagagcaggcgataaagagagagacacaaagagactgagagaaaaagagacaagaaAAGGCAAAGAAAGTGTTTTGTGTGGAGAATAATTACATCCATTTTTTGAAAATTCCATTGTTTCtcctgtgaatatatttcttaacAGGAATGGTGAATTAAGTCATaatcaatttaatattattacattcattttattttcatgaaacagagaaagaatgcaATTTTTCTGtggtttattattttaattttgctaGCAAGATATTTTAGAGCAGTTTAATTTCTGTTTTCGTGtgacagtttttctttcttttttctttcctttttttgaaaTTCCAAACCGAAAAATAATTGtgagatgtttatatataaactcatgGAAACTGACAAGATAATggaaaaagaattaataataataataataatcatgattgcAGACTGAAGGTCTGAAATCTCAGGAGGAGGGTGGATAGTCAATTTCGTCAACTCCAGTGCACACCTGGTACTCTTTTCGTGGACCCCCAATGGATAAAATGCTAggtcaaccacagcagaatttgaactcagaacatgaaaacggataaaataccattaagcatttttgcctggttccctgctttaataataacagtaatggtttcaaattttggcacaaggccaacaatttcaggagagggggttaagtcaattacaacaaccccagtattcaactggtgctttattttattttattttattgatcccccgaaacgatgaaaggcaaagttgactttggctgaatttgaactcagaatgtaaaaatagatgaaatgctgctgagcattttgcccagtgtgctaatgatactgcttgctcactgccttaataataataataatgataataataataataataattattattgccctgatgcagtaccagacactggctctcatggcttctgatcttaactgattggaaatgttatcatgtacattgttttgtcttggtttaaagGATggcctacaacaaatattctgctcaataccacagatttgcttgttaattgcctgaccttaaccagttgagcatgtcccttggtggctgacaatatgtgcatctttgatcacaagcagaagtagtgggggagcatcatagccatgttatgagaggaattctttggggtttggataatacatctttagaaacatgggtgttttgttcaacatcattaaacaacccttattcaaggaccttttgagcagaatgggctactcgactttgcatgcaagactccaagagatccaacaaaacctgtgataaaaagaaataataataataataataataataataataataataataataataataataatttaatgtccatattccataataataataatcgctctactttatttctttatattaatttatttcatttataattcaatttgttttatctttttttatatttttcagacgACAGCAAGTTGTGGTGGCCACTTCAGAATTTGTGATTTCCATAAAACCAATCCAGACTCCTGCTGTGTCTGCCACTGACAGCTCCGATATTAATGCCATCAGCTGCACAAAGCTGTAATCAATACAACCACATCTATGATCTATGTGCTACTTTTATTTAAATGCCATGCTGCCAAGTGTGAGAGCCATTCTCAACACTTACAAAGAACCATATGCTACCGATCAAAACCTTCGGAAAATACAACTCTATTCAGGAACATAATTAGCTCAGCTACAAATGGAGCCAAGCCCTACATTTAAATATCTTGGAATTTTATGGTCTATATGAAGACCAGTTCTTAGAAGCTacagtttctttctctcacctgTTCTTATTGCAATCAATTATCTTTACACCttatatctctcttctctctctctctctctctttaacattattattttcctgtgttcacttgttttctttccatctaattttttttttaattttttatttccttaacaCCATCATCTAACCATTATTTATTCTTGTAGTTTTGAATACTAGTGTCTTTGAATAATAACAAATAtcacaataatactaataaaaatagtaatcacacactaaaaaaaaaaaaaaacaagtgaaaagaaaaagagagagagaaataggaaatttccaaaaaatacaagaaatatcaaATTATAAAGGGAAATTTTTACcagtgaaaaggagaaaaaaaaaatttacaagttgtagaaaaataaaagaggtaaaaaaaaaagaaacaaatttttaaagaaGTAATTGAAATCAAGTGAAAGTGTGTTGCAGTTGTTGTAACTACACTCAAATACTTTAAAACCAATTGCTAACTGTggttataaacacatatacatacatatttatactacagttatatagatattattatatatatatatttatatacacacatacatgttgacATTTATTTGgtgatatattaaaagaaaatatacaaggaTATTTGCACGCAGCcaaccacaaacacatacacacacatacatacacacatgcatataagcatattcTTTCACTGATTAATTCAGATAATCTGTAAAATGAACAAATTATCAAACTGTATGATATTATTCAAAGCAGATcaaaggcaaaacaaaaacagagaaaaaggaaaacacaaaaaaaagtaaaaagaataattacagtCCAGTTTCCTTTGTCAGGGATTGAACCATTGGAAACTGTTGAACATTCTGCTCCCCAACCCCACCCTTTTGTTTAAAGTTTGAGTCTCTTgtctttcattcataaattcttcagttgtcttttaaaaaaaaaaccgttttccAAGCAACAGAGTGATATGGCAAACATGAACCAAATCAGtcttgattttattaaaaatgaaagtgCTTATGATTTAAACTTCACCACCACATTGAGTTCAAGCCCTCCCCAGCCTCAGGATTCATCTCACACTTATAACTTGGTCACCTTTTATCTTATGGGTGTTGGTGGTATGACAGTCTGCTGCCTTGGTATCATTGGGAATATACTCTCTTTTATAGTGTTGACACGAAAAACGATGAAGTCTTCgacgtatacatatctatctggcCTTGCCATTTGTGATTTGCTGGTGTTGATCACATCCGTACTTATGTTCCATAAAGATGTCAAATACCCTGAACGAGGGGTAATCTATTGGATAGATAACTACTACTCACAAATGTTTCCTGTTGTCCATCCACTGGCGGTTACCTTCCAAATCACGTCAGTATGGTTAACATTAGCATTTACTGTAGACCGTTATATTATGATATGCCATCCTTTCAAAGCAGAGCGCATGTGTGATATTTCAAGAGCACGCCGGGTGGTTCTGGCACTGTACATTGGAGGAGTTATTTTCAATATTCCACGGTTCTTAGAATATGAGACAAACACTGTAGAACTACCAAATAATATCACAAGgattttcatcaaatttacaGAACTTGGCCAGAATGAAGTATTCAAGACAACTGTACACTTgtggctttattttatttttgtttgtttaattccaTTTTTCACTATGGCCATTTTAAATGCATTCTTAATCCATGCAGTACACCAGTCAAGGAAAAGGGGCAAGGCAATCAATGCTAAAGAAAAACGCCGCAATGACACGACAGTTATGCTTATAGGAGTTAtcataatatttttcatttgtcaaaCCCCTGCTTTGATTTCTCGAATGATGTGGTCACTGCCAACCACGGTGACATCAACGCGGTACCGCTTGTTAAATGAAATCGGAAATTTCTTAGTTATATTAAATTCCGCAACTAATATCATTCCATACTATTTTTTTGGACAACGATTCCGGAACGAGTTCTGGAGaagcttttgtttctgttttataggTAAGGAAAATGTCCGACGCCTTGCAAGGAGTATGAGCCTCTCGTTTGATAGGAGGTTTAGCAATGCTAGCACCATTGTCCGTGCCATAGAACTGAATGGGCTTCCAACGCATGATGGGCAACGGTCACAAAAAGATAGTGGTGCTAGCGCCCAACAGAGAGATGGCACTAATGGCACGGCGCTCGTTCTTGATCAGCACAAGACTCGGACAGTTTTGCTTAGCAAGTACAACAATACAGACAGGTCAAACTTATGGGCCAGTCTGAAACAGAAGCTTTTACCCAAGAACAAGCAGCAACACGCAACGGATATAGGTATAGGGATCATGGATGGTGATATGGAGTACAGTGGGGGCAGCGGTGGAGGGAGTATCATAAGTGGTGGAAGCATTGGTAtgtatgttgatgatggtggtgatggaggtgatggtggagTTGGCTGTAGCAGTGACAATTGtggagagggtggtggtggtggtggtggtggtggtggtggtggtgatggtggtggttgtggttgtgacagtggtggtggtcgtgacaGTAGTAACACACAGGGCTctcatcagcaacatcaacaacaacatccgcaccaacaacatcaccagcatcatcaccaccaccaccagcagcagcagcagcaacaacaacaacaacaacaacaacaacagcagcaacatcaccaccatccccatcaccatcaccgccatcaacaccagcaccaccaacatcaaGAGCATCACCATTCAGGCAAAAAATCACGTTACAGTTTCAAACCTAGACAGCTTACTTCTCTATGTTTAAGATACCAAAAGACAGATGGTACCATATGAGAATTATGACGATatggtgatcatgatgacaaaaattgatgaagatgatgggcAATCACgatgataacaaaataaaaataaaaaaataatctcaAAACAAGAGGTATCGCGAAATtaaagaacgagagggggagagagagaaaggagggggaggaagagagagagagagagagagagagagagaggaaaatagagagactgagagagagaatgtggtaAAGATGTCTTTCACACACATCACAAAAAAAACTTTATTACAAATTTCATGAATGgggttttctttctgtttttttttttccgttattTTTTTAAGCTATTtattgtacaataataataataataataaaaaaaagacttgtCTAAGAAGTTAAATGCATGCAAATTATGCATGTTCaagaatgataatatatgtatattggctgtttttatttttatttttttacatgtctcctttatttatttatatctctaaaaattgtttttcttcttcttcttcttctttttcttcttggcagaattgttagagtgtcgaacaaaatgctgcaTGGCATTTAGTTATAGCTCTTtcgtgttctgtgttcaaatcctatagAGGCccactttacctttcgtccttgtGAGTtggcgataaaataaagtaccagtcaaatactggggatcgatttaatcgactaaccccacTACACcctcaaatttgtggccttgggccaatgttaaaaatatcatgaatgtttattatcattattattgttgttgttgctattattattattattattattattattattattattattattattattattattattatcattattattattgcaagaaTTCACAATTGTTATGGTCATTATGATGGCgattgtttatcatttatttactctgtttccatttgttgttgttccttgttgatatattattttaaacacaaatatgtgaaatatatgtgtatgaatatgagcttgtatttgtatgtgtgtatatatatatatatatatatatatatacacacacacatacacacacaaatacatccatacata from the Octopus bimaculoides isolate UCB-OBI-ISO-001 chromosome 11, ASM119413v2, whole genome shotgun sequence genome contains:
- the LOC106871315 gene encoding sex peptide receptor isoform X1, translating into MANMNQISLDFIKNESAYDLNFTTTLSSSPPQPQDSSHTYNLVTFYLMGVGGMTVCCLGIIGNILSFIVLTRKTMKSSTYTYLSGLAICDLLVLITSVLMFHKDVKYPERGVIYWIDNYYSQMFPVVHPLAVTFQITSVWLTLAFTVDRYIMICHPFKAERMCDISRARRVVLALYIGGVIFNIPRFLEYETNTVELPNNITRIFIKFTELGQNEVFKTTVHLWLYFIFVCLIPFFTMAILNAFLIHAVHQSRKRGKAINAKEKRRNDTTVMLIGVIIIFFICQTPALISRMMWSLPTTVTSTRYRLLNEIGNFLVILNSATNIIPYYFFGQRFRNEFWRSFCFCFIGKENVRRLARSMSLSFDRRFSNASTIVRAIELNGLPTHDGQRSQKDSGASAQQRDGTNGTALVLDQHKTRTVLLSKYNNTDRSNLWASLKQKLLPKNKQQHATDIGIGIMDGDMEYSGGSGGGSIISGGSIGMYVDDGGDGGDGGVGCSSDNCGEGGGGGGGGGGGGDGGGCGCDSGGGRDSSNTQGSHQQHQQQHPHQQHHQHHHHHHQQQQQQQQQQQQQQQQQHHHHPHHHHRHQHQHHQHQEHHHSGKKSRYSFKPRQLTSLCLRYQKTDGTI